Genomic DNA from Nitratidesulfovibrio vulgaris str. Hildenborough:
GTCACCGAGCAGGTTGATGGACAGCACCAGCAGAATGAGCATGATGCCCGGGAAGAGCGTTATCCACCAGCTTCCGCTGAAGAAGTACTGGAAGCCCGACTTGATGAGCGAACCGAGCGAAGGCTGCGTGACCGGCATCCCGAGACCCAGGAACGACAGGGCCGCCTCGCTCATGACCGCGTTGGCCACCTGCACCGTGGAGATGACAAGCACCGGGGTGAGCGTGTTGGGCAGGATGTGCCGCAGCATGATGCGCCGTGCCGGAAGGCCGATGACGCGCGCCGCCTCGACGTATTCCTTCTTCTTCTCGGCCAGCACCGAGGCGCGTACGGTACGCGCTATCTGGGGCCATTCCGAAAGGCCGATGACGAAGATGAGGAAGGGCACGGCCACCTCTTCGTAGCGGCCCACGCCCACGACCATCTGCAGGATGGCGCCGAAGAAGATGGCCACCATGTAGGACGAGAACGAAAGCTGCACGTCGGCCACGCGCATGAGGATGGAGTCGATGCGCTTGCTGCCGTAGCCGGACACGAGACCCACGAAGATGCCGATGACGGATTGCAGGGCCACGGCGCCAAGGCCGATGACCAGCGAAACGCGCATCCCGTAAAGCATGGCCGAGAGGATGTCGCGGCCCTGGTTGTCGGTGCCCAGCAGGAAGTCGGCGGTGCCTTCGGGCTTCCATGCGGGCGGAAGTTCCGCGTTCATGATGTCGAGGGTCGCACCGTCATAGGGCGAATGGGGGGCGATGAGCGGCGCGAGAATGGCCGACACGGCAAGGATGAACAGCAGCGCGAAGCTGCCCACGGCCACGGGGTCGCGCAGGAAGCTGTAGAGGAAGTACGACTTGCGGAAGCGTCTGATGAGGGCGACCATGCTATTTCCTCCCCGCGATGCGGACCATGGGGTTCACCAGACCGTAGACGATGTCGACCACGGTGTTCACCGTCACGAAGATGGCGCCGCAGAAGATGAGGTACGCCACAAGCAGCGAGGTGTCGGCGCGTTCCACGGCGTCGATGAACATGAAGCCCATGCCCTGCCACTGGAAGACCGTCTCGGTGAGGATGGTGAAGGCGATCATGGTGCCAAGCTGCACCCCGCCGACGGTGATGACCGGCAGCAGCGTGTTCTTGAAGGCGTGAACCATGATGACGCGCCATGTCTTAAGGCCCTTGGCGCGGGCGAATTTGACGTACTCGGTCTCGAGCACTTCCTTCATCTCGGCGCGGATGAGGCGGATGAAGAGCGGCAGCATGATGGAGGAGAGCGAGATGCCGGGCAGGATGATGTGCTTGAAATTGGCCCACGTGGTGAGGTTCGTGTCCCATGAGCCGATGACGTGCTCAGGGTTGCCGCGCCCGAAAGAGGGCAGCCAGCCGAGGTTCACCGAGAAGATGTAGATGAGGAATATGGCGGTGAGGAAGACCGGCACCGACACACCGATGGTGCTTACGCCCATGAACAGACGTGAAAGCACGTCCTTGGGGCGGCACGCCGCATAGACGCCCACGGGTACGGAGATGAGGATGATGAGGCATGCCGCCACGAACACCAGTTCGAGGGTGGCAGGTGCCTTGTCGAGT
This window encodes:
- a CDS encoding ABC transporter permease; translated protein: MVALIRRFRKSYFLYSFLRDPVAVGSFALLFILAVSAILAPLIAPHSPYDGATLDIMNAELPPAWKPEGTADFLLGTDNQGRDILSAMLYGMRVSLVIGLGAVALQSVIGIFVGLVSGYGSKRIDSILMRVADVQLSFSSYMVAIFFGAILQMVVGVGRYEEVAVPFLIFVIGLSEWPQIARTVRASVLAEKKKEYVEAARVIGLPARRIMLRHILPNTLTPVLVISTVQVANAVMSEAALSFLGLGMPVTQPSLGSLIKSGFQYFFSGSWWITLFPGIMLILLVLSINLLGDWLRDFLNPKLYKD
- a CDS encoding ABC transporter permease; the protein is MFAFIIRRVAQALLVMFIISLLGFAIKYSFGDPTREMMGVSVSVKEREALREELGLNDPFAVQWTRFASGALKGDLGISYFYRKPALDVILDKAPATLELVFVAACLIILISVPVGVYAACRPKDVLSRLFMGVSTIGVSVPVFLTAIFLIYIFSVNLGWLPSFGRGNPEHVIGSWDTNLTTWANFKHIILPGISLSSIMLPLFIRLIRAEMKEVLETEYVKFARAKGLKTWRVIMVHAFKNTLLPVITVGGVQLGTMIAFTILTETVFQWQGMGFMFIDAVERADTSLLVAYLIFCGAIFVTVNTVVDIVYGLVNPMVRIAGRK